A part of Acidimicrobiales bacterium genomic DNA contains:
- a CDS encoding ATP-binding cassette domain-containing protein: protein MTGPSRPGAHPIEAEGLVRHFGDVVAVDGVDLEVRQGEIFGFLGPNGAGKSTVVRMLTTLLRPTAGTARVAGFDVVRDASRVRRAIGVALQDAAIDPLLSGRELIRLQAVLHGIGKARAEERGTALLERVGLTGAADRRVGTYSGGMRRRLDLALSLVHEPDVLFLDEPTTGLDPMSRIALWEEVRNLNTEHGTTVMLTTQYLEEADQLAGRIGIIDHGRLVRLGEPTALKNEVGAPTLIVAVLGERRELALEVLRRFGPERAAPEGLLAVGLEGGAPELPAVVRALDDAEVLVTHMELNAPSLDDVFADATGRRLEGAEGAAEGETAEEPASGPQPPRRGGGRRP, encoded by the coding sequence GTGACCGGCCCCAGCCGACCCGGCGCCCACCCCATCGAGGCCGAGGGCCTCGTCCGCCACTTCGGCGACGTGGTGGCCGTCGACGGGGTCGATCTCGAGGTGCGCCAGGGCGAGATCTTCGGGTTCCTCGGGCCGAACGGTGCCGGCAAGTCGACGGTGGTGCGCATGCTCACCACCCTGCTGCGGCCCACGGCCGGCACGGCCCGCGTGGCCGGCTTCGACGTGGTGCGCGACGCGTCGAGGGTGCGACGCGCCATCGGCGTCGCCCTCCAGGACGCAGCGATCGACCCGCTGCTCAGCGGGCGCGAGCTCATCCGCCTGCAGGCGGTGCTGCACGGAATCGGGAAGGCCCGGGCCGAGGAGCGTGGCACCGCGCTGCTCGAGCGGGTCGGCCTCACCGGGGCGGCGGACCGGCGGGTGGGCACGTACTCGGGCGGCATGCGACGCCGGCTCGACCTGGCCCTGTCGCTGGTGCACGAGCCCGACGTGCTCTTCCTCGACGAGCCCACCACCGGGCTCGACCCGATGAGCCGCATCGCCCTGTGGGAAGAGGTGCGCAACCTCAACACCGAGCACGGCACCACGGTGATGCTCACCACCCAGTACCTGGAGGAGGCCGACCAGCTGGCCGGCCGCATCGGGATCATCGACCACGGCCGGCTCGTGCGGTTGGGCGAGCCCACCGCGCTCAAGAACGAGGTCGGGGCCCCGACCCTGATCGTGGCGGTGCTCGGCGAGCGCCGCGAGCTGGCCCTCGAGGTCCTCCGGCGCTTCGGGCCCGAGCGGGCCGCTCCGGAAGGGCTGCTGGCCGTGGGCCTGGAGGGTGGGGCCCCCGAGCTGCCGGCCGTGGTGCGCGCCCTCGACGACGCCGAGGTGCTCGTGACGCACATGGAGCTCAACGCCCCCAGCCTCGACGACGTGTTCGCCGACGCCACCGGGCGCCGGCTGGAGGGCGCCGAGGGCGCGGCCGAGGGCGAGACGGCCGAGGAGCCGGCGTCCGGGCCCCAGCCACCGCGGCGCGGCGGAGGCCGGCGGCCGTGA
- a CDS encoding ABC transporter permease encodes MTAPAAGASLHPVRQAVALARRSVQGTLRQPALIAPAFVFPLFFAALSSASFGKTTQLAGFPEVSSFLDFLLPATVVQGVMFGSVQAGADQAVDIQDGFFERLISSPVSRVSILVGRLAGAAVLGAVQAAVFIVILGIFGARVSSGVPGVLVLLLTASLVALGLGGLMVTFAIRTGSAEAVQAAFPLVFALLFLSSAFFPVDLMTGWYATLASWNPVTWMIDGARALVISGFSWSDAATALAVPLAIAVVTVSLAALALRRRLAAA; translated from the coding sequence GTGACCGCCCCCGCCGCCGGTGCGTCGCTGCACCCGGTCCGCCAGGCGGTCGCGCTGGCCCGCCGCTCGGTGCAGGGCACGCTGCGCCAGCCCGCGTTGATCGCGCCGGCCTTCGTGTTCCCGCTGTTCTTCGCCGCACTGAGCTCGGCCTCGTTCGGCAAGACGACCCAGCTGGCGGGCTTCCCCGAGGTGAGCTCGTTCCTCGACTTCCTGCTGCCGGCGACGGTGGTCCAGGGCGTCATGTTCGGGTCGGTCCAGGCCGGCGCCGACCAGGCGGTCGACATCCAGGACGGCTTCTTCGAGCGGCTGATCAGCTCGCCGGTCTCCCGGGTGTCGATCCTCGTCGGCCGACTTGCCGGCGCCGCCGTGCTCGGCGCCGTCCAGGCCGCGGTGTTCATCGTGATCCTCGGCATCTTCGGGGCGCGGGTGTCGAGCGGCGTGCCCGGGGTGCTGGTGCTGCTGCTCACGGCCTCGCTGGTGGCCCTCGGCCTCGGCGGGCTGATGGTGACCTTCGCCATCCGCACCGGCTCGGCCGAGGCCGTGCAGGCCGCCTTCCCCCTCGTCTTCGCATTGCTGTTCTTGTCGTCGGCCTTCTTCCCGGTCGACCTCATGACGGGCTGGTACGCCACCCTCGCCAGCTGGAACCCGGTCACCTGGATGATCGACGGCGCCCGCGCCCTGGTGATCTCCGGGTTCTCGTGGTCGGACGCGGCCACCGCCCTCGCGGTGCCGCTCGCGATCGCCGTGGTGACCGTGTCGCTGGCCGCCCTCGCCCTGCGGCGCCGACTGGCGGCCGCGTGA
- a CDS encoding ABC transporter permease: protein MSTGTSAAAPAARLWPVSWSIARRSLLLIARVPSTFVPTLVMPLFFVLAFTGAFSAIVNLPGFPTDSITDWFVPFAAVQGAAIGGVTIGYGTIRDIETRFIDRLLSSPAPRGALVVGPLVAGVLRAFLPMTVVLLAGALVGLALPGGALAVALLYLAGAGTALVAGAYALGLAFRIQSQQAAPLIQFGIFLTIFLSTAQVPLSAMSGWLEAVATVNPVTQILDLARAGFVGPVTWGEVWPGLLALAALGVVSVAFAARGLRRLVP, encoded by the coding sequence GTGAGCACGGGCACGAGCGCGGCGGCCCCGGCGGCCCGGCTGTGGCCGGTGAGCTGGTCGATCGCCCGGCGCAGCCTGCTGCTGATCGCGCGCGTCCCGTCGACGTTCGTGCCCACCCTGGTGATGCCCCTGTTCTTCGTGCTGGCCTTCACGGGGGCCTTCAGCGCGATCGTGAACCTGCCGGGGTTCCCCACCGACTCGATCACCGACTGGTTCGTGCCCTTCGCGGCCGTGCAGGGTGCGGCCATCGGCGGGGTGACCATCGGCTACGGCACGATCCGCGACATCGAGACCCGCTTCATCGACCGGCTGCTGTCGTCGCCCGCCCCGCGGGGTGCCCTGGTGGTGGGCCCCCTGGTGGCCGGTGTCCTCCGGGCGTTCCTGCCCATGACGGTGGTGCTGCTCGCCGGTGCGCTGGTCGGCCTCGCCCTCCCGGGCGGTGCGCTCGCGGTGGCGCTCCTGTATCTCGCCGGGGCGGGCACGGCCCTGGTGGCCGGCGCCTACGCCCTCGGCCTGGCCTTCCGCATCCAGAGCCAGCAGGCGGCCCCGCTCATCCAGTTCGGGATCTTCCTCACGATCTTCCTGTCGACGGCGCAGGTGCCCCTGTCGGCCATGAGCGGCTGGCTCGAGGCGGTGGCCACGGTCAACCCGGTCACCCAGATCCTCGACCTGGCGCGCGCCGGGTTCGTGGGGCCGGTGACGTGGGGCGAGGTGTGGCCCGGGCTGCTGGCCCTGGCGGCGCTGGGCGTCGTCTCGGTGGCGTTCGCGGCGCGGGGACTGCGCCGCCTCGTGCCCTGA
- a CDS encoding SCO family protein, with product MRWATTAGTRRAVGLVGALAALLALVACGERTSAQRAGALQGTELAVPADKPDFVLTDTEGRPYDFRSETAGVTTLLYFGYTNCPDICPVHLANIASVLAADPLTAQSVKVVFVSVDPQRDTPEELRAYLDHFDSRFVGLTGDQATLVAAQEAAGVAPAILGEPDENGFYTVGHAGQLLAYAPDGKGYVVYPFGTRQTQLAHDLPLLAELHPAPTS from the coding sequence ATGCGCTGGGCCACCACGGCGGGGACGCGCCGAGCCGTCGGCCTCGTCGGGGCCCTGGCGGCGCTGCTGGCGCTCGTCGCCTGTGGCGAGCGGACGAGCGCCCAGCGCGCCGGCGCCCTCCAGGGCACCGAGCTGGCCGTTCCCGCCGACAAGCCCGACTTCGTGCTCACCGACACCGAGGGCCGGCCCTACGACTTCCGGTCCGAGACCGCAGGGGTCACGACGCTGCTCTACTTCGGCTACACGAACTGCCCCGACATCTGCCCGGTCCACCTGGCCAACATCGCCTCGGTGCTGGCCGCCGACCCGCTGACCGCGCAGAGCGTGAAGGTGGTGTTCGTGTCGGTCGACCCCCAGCGCGACACCCCCGAGGAGCTGCGCGCGTACCTCGACCACTTCGACTCGCGCTTCGTGGGCCTCACCGGCGACCAGGCCACCCTGGTGGCGGCCCAGGAGGCCGCCGGCGTGGCGCCGGCGATCCTGGGCGAGCCCGACGAGAACGGCTTCTACACCGTTGGCCACGCAGGGCAGCTCCTCGCCTACGCGCCGGACGGCAAGGGCTACGTGGTGTACCCCTTCGGCACCCGCCAGACGCAGCTGGCCCACGACCTCCCCCTGCTCGCCGAGCTGCACCCCGCCCCCACCTCCTGA
- a CDS encoding copper chaperone PCu(A)C, whose product MADERIPVRSHRTLLLAAAVGSSLLVAACGGDDDTAATTLDPGAATTTAAPTDTETAPAPIEVLDARLPEPAGANAAVYLVIRNAGDADDTLVGASTDVAARAELHRSTMQDGLMTMEPVSGGIPLPAGTDVVLEPGGLHVMLFDVQALDEGDTLTLTLELAQGDPVTVDVPVTALVPPTEGDMGGGMGGDPGHGGMGEDGGTATTAETAG is encoded by the coding sequence ATGGCCGACGAAAGGATCCCCGTGCGCTCCCACCGCACCCTCCTCCTGGCCGCAGCGGTCGGCTCCAGTCTGCTGGTGGCCGCCTGCGGCGGCGACGACGACACCGCGGCGACCACTCTCGACCCGGGCGCCGCCACGACCACGGCGGCCCCCACCGACACCGAGACGGCGCCGGCCCCCATCGAGGTGCTCGATGCCCGCCTGCCCGAGCCGGCCGGCGCCAACGCCGCCGTGTACCTGGTGATCCGGAACGCGGGCGACGCCGACGACACCCTCGTGGGTGCCTCGACCGACGTCGCGGCCCGGGCCGAGCTCCACCGGTCGACGATGCAGGACGGGCTGATGACGATGGAGCCGGTGAGCGGCGGCATCCCCCTGCCCGCCGGCACCGACGTGGTGCTCGAGCCGGGCGGGCTCCACGTGATGCTGTTCGACGTGCAGGCCCTCGACGAGGGCGACACGCTCACGCTCACGCTCGAGCTGGCCCAGGGCGACCCCGTCACGGTCGACGTGCCGGTCACCGCGCTCGTGCCCCCGACCGAGGGGGACATGGGTGGCGGCATGGGCGGCGACCCCGGGCACGGGGGCATGGGCGAGGACGGCGGCACCGCCACGACCGCCGAGACGGCGGGCTGA
- a CDS encoding cytochrome c, with protein sequence MRRRTFVGVGVGVAAVLLGACGGEPEPPLSAEGQQGKEVAGRYGCTSCHSSNGRSGIGPTWLEAWGSEVELSDGSTVTFDDAYAEQAIRDPGSQVVDGYRNIMPTVGLSDEEIALVVAYLRDLGQPAG encoded by the coding sequence GTGCGCCGCCGGACGTTCGTCGGGGTCGGGGTCGGGGTCGCCGCCGTGCTGCTCGGCGCCTGCGGCGGCGAGCCGGAGCCGCCCCTCAGCGCCGAGGGGCAGCAGGGCAAGGAGGTCGCGGGCCGGTACGGCTGCACGAGCTGCCACAGCAGCAACGGCCGCTCGGGCATCGGGCCGACCTGGCTGGAGGCGTGGGGCTCGGAGGTGGAGCTGTCGGACGGCAGCACGGTCACCTTCGACGACGCCTACGCCGAGCAGGCGATCCGCGACCCCGGGTCGCAGGTGGTCGACGGCTACCGCAACATCATGCCCACGGTGGGCCTCTCCGACGAGGAGATCGCGCTGGTCGTCGCGTACCTGCGCGACCTGGGCCAGCCTGCCGGCTGA
- a CDS encoding (2Fe-2S)-binding protein: MVRLRVTVTVNGTAHEHDVEPRLLLVHYLRDVVGLTGTNVGCDTSSCGACTVLVDGESVKSCTMLAVQADGTVVTTIEDLARDGALHPMQQAFHEHHGLQCGFCTPGMVMAAVSLVDENETLDEQAVREGLEGNLCRCTGYHNIVKAVLAGAVAMKRRPRPWPSPTPRRRG; the protein is encoded by the coding sequence GTGGTCCGCTTGCGAGTGACCGTCACGGTCAACGGCACGGCGCACGAGCACGACGTCGAGCCGCGCCTTCTGCTCGTGCACTACCTGCGCGACGTCGTGGGTCTCACCGGCACGAACGTCGGCTGCGACACGTCGTCGTGCGGCGCGTGCACGGTGCTGGTCGACGGTGAGTCGGTCAAGAGCTGCACGATGCTCGCCGTCCAGGCCGACGGAACGGTCGTCACGACCATCGAGGATCTCGCCCGCGACGGTGCCCTGCACCCCATGCAGCAGGCCTTCCACGAGCACCACGGCCTGCAGTGCGGCTTCTGCACGCCGGGCATGGTGATGGCGGCGGTCTCGCTGGTCGACGAGAACGAGACGCTCGACGAGCAGGCCGTGCGCGAAGGCCTCGAGGGCAACCTGTGCCGTTGCACCGGCTACCACAACATCGTGAAGGCCGTCCTGGCCGGCGCGGTGGCCATGAAGCGGAGGCCTAGGCCATGGCCGTCACCGACGCCCCGGCGGCGCGGGTGA
- a CDS encoding molybdopterin-dependent oxidoreductase encodes MAVTDAPAARVIGTRLLRKEDPALLTGEARFTDDLQIPGALRMAVLRSPFAHARIRGIDTSVAAGMPGVVAVFTGADLRDLWAAPMPCAWPVTEDMKNPEHYPLAIDTVCYAGDGVAVVLARTDVEARDALDAIDVDYEPLPAVVDLEDALSDRVLVHDALGTNTSYVWELHTDAEAVERAFAEAVHTVQERYVQQRLIPMAMEPRACAAVPQPFGGDLTLYSATQIPHILKVMTAVTLGLPEHQLRVVAPAVGGGFGSKLDVYAEELLCVALARKLGVPVRWVEERTENAQATIQGRGQIQEIELAADADGRVTAVRVRLLADMGAYLQLVTPGIPLLGAFLYSGVYDVPAYSFTCTSVFTTLTPTDAYRGAGRPEATYAIERAMDALAARVGLDPTELRMRNFITADRFPYTAPTGLVYDSGNYEGALVRAKELAGYGELRAEQARRRAQGGTRHLGIGVSSYFEMCGLAPSRVLASLNYSAGGWESATVRILPTNKVQVVTGASPHGQGHETSWAMIVAERLGVSPDDVDVLHSDTALSPLGLDTYGSRSLVVGGVAIDMALDKVVEKARAIAAHQLECAEDDLELDAGTFRVKGSPDKELALAAIAFAAFTAHDLPDGMEPNLEAHVTYDPPNFSWPFGTHICVVEVDEETGQVDVLRYVAVDDCGNQVNPMIVEGQVHGGIIQGLAQALFEEAVYDEDGNLRTSTMAEYLVPAASDVPALVTDSTVTPSPTNALGVKGIGEAGTIGSTPAVINAVVDALSHLGVTDVPMPASPLRVWSAIQAARHAGGSQ; translated from the coding sequence ATGGCCGTCACCGACGCCCCGGCGGCGCGGGTGATCGGCACCCGCCTGCTGCGCAAGGAGGACCCGGCCCTCCTCACCGGCGAAGCCAGGTTCACCGACGACCTGCAGATCCCCGGCGCCCTCCGCATGGCCGTGCTGCGGAGCCCGTTCGCCCACGCCCGCATCCGCGGCATCGACACGTCGGTGGCCGCCGGCATGCCCGGGGTCGTCGCGGTGTTCACCGGCGCCGACCTGCGCGACCTGTGGGCCGCGCCCATGCCGTGCGCCTGGCCGGTCACCGAGGACATGAAGAACCCCGAGCACTACCCGCTGGCGATCGACACGGTCTGCTACGCCGGCGACGGGGTGGCGGTGGTCCTGGCCCGCACCGACGTCGAGGCCCGGGACGCGCTCGACGCCATCGACGTCGACTACGAGCCGTTGCCCGCCGTGGTCGACCTCGAGGACGCCCTGTCCGACCGGGTGCTCGTCCACGACGCGCTCGGCACCAACACCAGCTACGTCTGGGAGCTCCACACCGACGCCGAAGCGGTGGAGCGGGCCTTCGCCGAGGCCGTCCACACGGTGCAGGAGCGCTACGTCCAGCAGCGGCTGATCCCGATGGCGATGGAGCCGCGGGCGTGTGCCGCCGTTCCCCAGCCCTTCGGCGGCGACCTCACCCTGTACTCGGCGACCCAGATCCCCCACATCCTCAAGGTGATGACCGCCGTCACCCTGGGCCTGCCCGAGCACCAGCTCCGGGTGGTGGCGCCGGCGGTGGGCGGCGGGTTCGGCTCCAAGCTCGACGTGTACGCCGAGGAGCTGCTGTGCGTGGCCCTGGCCCGCAAGCTGGGCGTGCCGGTGCGCTGGGTCGAGGAGCGCACCGAGAACGCCCAGGCCACCATCCAGGGGCGCGGGCAGATCCAGGAGATCGAGCTGGCCGCCGACGCCGACGGCCGGGTGACCGCGGTGCGGGTGCGCCTGCTGGCCGACATGGGCGCGTACCTCCAGCTGGTCACGCCCGGCATCCCGCTGCTCGGCGCGTTCTTGTACTCGGGCGTCTACGACGTGCCCGCCTACTCGTTCACGTGCACCTCGGTCTTCACCACCCTGACGCCCACCGACGCCTACCGGGGAGCCGGCCGGCCCGAGGCCACGTACGCCATCGAGCGGGCCATGGACGCGCTGGCGGCCCGGGTGGGCCTCGACCCCACCGAGCTGCGGATGCGCAACTTCATCACCGCCGACCGGTTCCCGTACACCGCGCCCACCGGGCTGGTGTACGACTCGGGGAACTACGAGGGCGCCCTGGTGCGGGCCAAGGAGCTGGCCGGCTACGGCGAGCTGCGCGCCGAGCAGGCCCGCCGGCGGGCCCAGGGCGGCACCCGGCACCTCGGCATCGGCGTGTCGTCGTACTTCGAGATGTGCGGCCTGGCCCCCTCGCGGGTGCTGGCCTCGCTGAACTACAGCGCGGGCGGGTGGGAGTCGGCGACGGTGCGGATCCTGCCCACCAACAAGGTGCAGGTGGTCACCGGGGCGTCGCCCCACGGCCAGGGCCACGAGACGTCGTGGGCGATGATCGTGGCCGAGCGCCTCGGGGTGAGCCCCGACGACGTCGACGTCCTCCACAGCGACACCGCACTCAGCCCCCTCGGCCTCGACACGTACGGGTCGCGGTCGCTCGTGGTGGGCGGGGTGGCGATCGACATGGCGCTCGACAAGGTGGTCGAGAAGGCCCGCGCCATCGCCGCCCATCAGCTCGAGTGCGCCGAGGACGACCTCGAGCTCGATGCCGGCACCTTCCGGGTGAAGGGCTCGCCCGACAAGGAGCTCGCCCTGGCGGCGATCGCCTTCGCGGCGTTCACCGCCCACGACCTGCCCGACGGCATGGAGCCGAACCTCGAGGCCCACGTCACGTACGACCCCCCGAACTTCTCGTGGCCCTTCGGCACCCACATCTGCGTGGTGGAGGTCGACGAGGAGACGGGCCAGGTCGACGTGCTGCGCTACGTCGCGGTCGACGACTGCGGCAACCAGGTGAACCCCATGATCGTCGAGGGCCAGGTGCACGGCGGGATCATCCAGGGTCTGGCCCAGGCCCTTTTCGAGGAGGCGGTCTACGACGAGGACGGCAACCTGAGGACGTCGACGATGGCCGAGTACCTGGTTCCGGCCGCGTCCGACGTGCCCGCCCTCGTCACCGACAGCACGGTCACGCCCAGCCCGACCAACGCCCTCGGCGTGAAGGGCATCGGCGAGGCCGGCACCATCGGTTCCACCCCTGCGGTCATCAACGCCGTGGTCGACGCCCTGTCGCACCTCGGCGTCACCGACGTCCCCATGCCGGCCTCGCCCCTCCGGGTGTGGTCGGCGATCCAGGCCGCCCGTCACGCCGGAGGTTCGCAGTGA
- a CDS encoding xanthine dehydrogenase family protein subunit M, translating to MIPAPFDYQRVSSADEALAALAEHGEDAKILAGGHSLLPLMKLRLAAPAMLVDVGRVDDLSYIRDAGDHIAIGALTRHAAVEHSDVLREHVPLLAHAAGHVGDPQVRHRGTLGGTLAHGDPASDLPAVALALGATVVARSSRGERTIPVTEFFQGFLETALEPDELLTEVRVPKVTGAGWSFQKFNRRAQDWAIVGVAAVHDGSTGIALVNMGSTPVRASAAEAALAAGASAAEAAAVADQGTEPGADLNASEEYRRHLARVLVRRALEEAGA from the coding sequence GTGATCCCCGCCCCGTTCGACTACCAGCGCGTCTCGTCGGCCGACGAGGCGCTGGCCGCGCTCGCCGAGCACGGCGAGGACGCCAAGATCCTCGCCGGCGGGCACTCGCTGCTGCCGCTGATGAAGCTGCGGCTCGCCGCCCCCGCGATGCTGGTGGACGTGGGCCGGGTGGACGACCTGTCCTACATCCGCGACGCCGGCGACCACATCGCCATCGGTGCCCTCACCCGGCACGCGGCGGTCGAGCACTCGGACGTGCTGCGCGAGCACGTGCCCCTGCTCGCCCACGCCGCCGGCCACGTGGGCGACCCGCAGGTCCGCCACCGCGGCACCCTGGGTGGCACCCTCGCCCACGGCGACCCGGCGTCCGACCTCCCGGCCGTGGCCCTCGCCCTGGGCGCCACCGTCGTCGCCCGCTCCAGCCGCGGCGAGCGCACGATCCCCGTCACCGAGTTCTTCCAGGGCTTCCTCGAGACGGCGCTCGAGCCCGACGAGCTGCTCACCGAGGTTCGCGTGCCCAAGGTGACGGGAGCGGGCTGGTCGTTCCAGAAGTTCAACCGGCGGGCCCAGGACTGGGCCATCGTCGGGGTCGCGGCGGTGCACGACGGCAGCACCGGGATCGCCCTCGTGAACATGGGGTCGACGCCGGTGCGGGCCAGCGCGGCCGAGGCCGCCCTGGCCGCCGGTGCGTCGGCGGCCGAGGCCGCTGCCGTCGCCGATCAGGGCACCGAGCCCGGCGCCGACCTCAACGCCAGCGAGGAGTACCGCCGCCACCTGGCCCGGGTGCTGGTGCGCCGAGCGCTGGAGGAGGCCGGCGCGTAG
- a CDS encoding Dabb family protein, giving the protein MSRQAPEGPAPGADEEVGVIRHVVVLSWVEDVTDEQVQAVIDDLRQLPALIPEIRSYQVGPDLRLSMHNADLAIVADFDDDAAFRAYDRHPAHEQVRLARIRPILAGRSAVQFRLD; this is encoded by the coding sequence GTGTCGCGACAGGCCCCCGAGGGGCCCGCGCCGGGGGCCGACGAGGAGGTCGGGGTGATCCGTCACGTGGTCGTGCTGAGCTGGGTCGAGGACGTCACCGACGAGCAGGTGCAGGCCGTGATCGACGATCTGCGACAGCTCCCGGCGCTCATCCCCGAGATCCGCAGCTACCAGGTCGGTCCCGACCTGCGCCTCTCGATGCACAACGCCGACCTCGCCATCGTGGCCGACTTCGACGACGACGCCGCCTTCCGGGCCTACGACCGCCACCCCGCCCACGAGCAGGTGCGACTGGCCCGCATCCGACCCATCCTGGCGGGGCGCAGCGCCGTGCAGTTCCGGCTCGACTGA